A single window of Pseudobdellovibrionaceae bacterium DNA harbors:
- the gatC gene encoding Asp-tRNA(Asn)/Glu-tRNA(Gln) amidotransferase subunit GatC: MAESSIDRAAVEKAAKLARLEIEPTEIEQLTKQLQNVLANFEKVAQVQTDGVEPLVTPSDFEAQVRADEVKVELKAEDITANAPAKQGNLFAVPPVV; the protein is encoded by the coding sequence ATGGCTGAGTCCTCCATCGATCGCGCGGCCGTCGAAAAGGCCGCGAAACTCGCCCGCTTGGAAATTGAACCGACCGAAATCGAACAGCTCACGAAACAGCTGCAAAATGTTTTGGCGAACTTCGAAAAGGTCGCCCAAGTTCAAACCGACGGCGTCGAGCCCTTGGTGACGCCTTCGGATTTCGAGGCCCAGGTTCGTGCCGACGAAGTGAAAGTCGAGCTGAAGGCAGAGGACATCACCGCCAATGCTCCCGCGAAGCAAGGCAATCTGTTCGCGGTTCCCCCGGTCGTTTGA
- the gatA gene encoding Asp-tRNA(Asn)/Glu-tRNA(Gln) amidotransferase subunit GatA — translation MDLLTAGLGEIAGAVKTKKISAKEVSQFFLDRAQRLDTKLNSFIGLNPDLLQQAEAVDQRIAKGEDVGPLAGVPYGIKDMFCTKGLRTTAGSKILENFVPPYDATVVAKIKAAGGLVLGKLNQDEFAMGSSNETSFFGSVKNPWNTDYVPGGSSGGSAAAQAARLCAASLGTDTGGSIRQPASFCGIVGVKPTYGRISRYGIIAYASSLDQAGPMVNSVADAALSLEVLCGKDARDMTTADHEVPAFSKNINRSLKGLKIGLQKEAVQAGGLHPDVQKSVDQAVAFLKSEGAEIVEVSIPLTEMAVPVYYLVATSEASSNLARYDGVKYGYRADFPNLSAIDLEEFYSKTRGQGFGKEVKRRIVLGTFCLSAGYYDAYYNKACQVRRLLRDQYLAAFKNCDVILSPVSTSPAFKLGDRISNPLTMYLNDIFTVSTNLAGLPGMSVPFGFSGEGLPIGIQLTAAHFEEQKMLNVGAALESAAPDKKKVPHVY, via the coding sequence ATGGATCTGTTAACGGCGGGCCTCGGCGAAATCGCGGGCGCGGTGAAAACCAAAAAAATCTCCGCGAAAGAAGTCTCGCAATTCTTCTTGGATCGGGCCCAGCGCCTGGACACGAAGCTGAACTCCTTCATCGGTTTGAATCCCGATCTGCTGCAACAAGCAGAGGCGGTGGATCAGCGTATCGCGAAGGGTGAAGACGTCGGACCGTTGGCGGGCGTCCCCTATGGAATCAAAGACATGTTTTGCACGAAGGGGCTGCGTACGACGGCGGGCTCGAAGATTCTTGAAAATTTCGTGCCCCCCTATGACGCCACGGTCGTCGCAAAAATCAAAGCGGCGGGCGGCTTGGTTCTGGGTAAACTCAATCAAGACGAATTTGCCATGGGCTCGTCGAACGAGACCTCGTTTTTCGGCAGCGTGAAAAACCCTTGGAACACCGATTACGTTCCTGGCGGTTCTTCGGGCGGTTCGGCCGCGGCGCAGGCGGCGCGTTTGTGCGCGGCAAGTTTGGGCACCGATACGGGTGGATCCATTCGTCAGCCCGCGAGTTTTTGCGGCATTGTGGGCGTGAAGCCCACCTATGGCCGCATCAGCCGGTACGGGATCATCGCCTATGCGTCTTCGCTGGATCAGGCCGGACCCATGGTGAACTCGGTTGCGGATGCGGCACTCAGTTTGGAAGTGCTGTGCGGTAAAGACGCGCGCGACATGACGACCGCGGACCACGAGGTGCCGGCGTTCTCGAAAAATATCAACCGTTCGTTGAAGGGTCTGAAAATCGGTTTGCAGAAAGAAGCGGTGCAAGCCGGCGGCCTGCATCCCGATGTGCAAAAGTCGGTGGATCAAGCCGTTGCCTTTCTGAAATCCGAAGGCGCCGAGATCGTCGAAGTCTCGATTCCGCTGACGGAAATGGCCGTGCCGGTGTACTATCTGGTCGCGACTTCCGAGGCGTCTTCGAACCTGGCCCGTTATGACGGCGTGAAGTACGGTTACCGCGCGGACTTTCCGAACCTCAGCGCCATCGACTTGGAAGAGTTCTATTCGAAAACGCGCGGTCAAGGTTTCGGCAAGGAAGTGAAACGCCGGATCGTCCTTGGGACCTTTTGCCTTTCGGCGGGATACTACGACGCCTACTACAACAAAGCCTGCCAAGTGCGCCGTTTGCTACGCGACCAATACTTGGCGGCGTTCAAAAATTGCGACGTCATCTTGTCGCCGGTTTCGACTTCGCCCGCTTTCAAATTGGGCGACCGGATTTCCAATCCGCTGACGATGTATTTGAACGACATCTTCACCGTTTCCACGAACCTGGCCGGGCTTCCCGGCATGAGCGTGCCCTTCGGGTTTTCGGGCGAAGGCTTGCCGATCGGCATTCAGCTGACGGCGGCGCATTTCGAAGAGCAGAAGATGTTGAACGTCGGCGCGGCCTTGGAAAGTGCGGCGCCCGACAAGAAGAAGGTGCCTCATGTCTATTAG
- the gatB gene encoding Asp-tRNA(Asn)/Glu-tRNA(Gln) amidotransferase subunit GatB, whose translation MSIRGFEPVIGLEIHAQLKTKSKIFSTDPTTFEAGDNENTSPVSVGMPGTLPVTNAAAIECSIKAGLALNCEIRKRSVFARKNYFYPDLPKGYQISQYDQPICERGQVTFKVDGTVKTVKIERAHMEEDAGKSTHLGDMTLVNYNRSGVPLLEIVSGPDMRSPAEAAEYARTVRQILRYLNVCDGNLEEGSLRCDCNVSVRPVGQEKLGTKVEIKNINSFRFVEKAIEYEIERQIDAVERGEKIIQETRLWDPDKNRTFSMRTKEDAQDYRYFPDPDLLPVVVSSAMIEKCRGELPELPFARIERFTTALGLPPQDAEVLTTEREVADYFEIVARVCGNAKAASNWIMTELLRELNQANKTISDSPIKAEALGQMIALVEKGTISGKIGKTVFAEMWASGKDPETVVKEKGLVQVSDTGALTKIIDEVIAANPAQVADYRGGKVKLFGYFVGAVMKASKGQANPDVVNQILTEKLKG comes from the coding sequence ATGTCTATTAGGGGATTCGAACCGGTCATCGGGCTGGAAATTCATGCGCAGCTGAAGACGAAGTCGAAAATTTTCTCGACCGACCCGACCACCTTCGAGGCCGGAGACAACGAAAACACCAGCCCCGTCAGCGTGGGGATGCCCGGGACGTTGCCGGTGACGAACGCGGCCGCGATCGAGTGCTCGATCAAAGCGGGTCTGGCGTTGAACTGCGAAATCCGTAAACGGTCGGTGTTCGCGCGGAAAAACTATTTCTATCCCGATCTTCCGAAGGGCTACCAGATCTCGCAGTATGATCAGCCGATCTGCGAGCGCGGACAAGTGACGTTCAAAGTCGATGGCACCGTCAAGACGGTCAAAATCGAGCGCGCGCACATGGAAGAAGACGCGGGGAAGTCCACCCACTTGGGGGATATGACGCTCGTGAACTACAATCGCTCGGGCGTTCCTTTGCTCGAAATCGTTTCGGGTCCGGATATGCGTAGCCCGGCCGAAGCGGCGGAGTACGCGCGCACCGTGCGCCAGATTCTGCGCTATCTCAATGTTTGTGACGGCAATCTTGAGGAAGGTTCACTTCGTTGCGACTGCAACGTCAGCGTCCGTCCCGTCGGCCAAGAGAAATTGGGAACGAAGGTTGAAATCAAAAATATCAACTCGTTCCGTTTCGTCGAGAAGGCGATCGAATACGAAATCGAACGCCAGATCGATGCGGTCGAGCGCGGTGAAAAAATCATCCAAGAGACCCGCCTTTGGGATCCGGATAAGAACCGCACTTTCTCGATGCGCACCAAAGAGGACGCCCAGGACTATCGCTATTTCCCCGATCCCGATTTGCTGCCGGTCGTGGTGTCTTCGGCGATGATTGAAAAGTGCCGTGGCGAGCTGCCCGAGCTTCCGTTCGCGCGCATCGAGCGCTTTACGACGGCGCTCGGCCTACCGCCACAGGACGCGGAAGTGCTGACAACCGAGCGAGAGGTTGCAGACTACTTCGAGATCGTCGCCCGGGTTTGCGGAAATGCGAAAGCCGCGTCGAATTGGATCATGACGGAGCTGCTGCGTGAGTTGAATCAAGCGAACAAAACGATTTCGGATTCGCCGATCAAAGCGGAGGCGCTGGGCCAAATGATCGCGCTTGTCGAAAAGGGAACGATTTCGGGCAAGATCGGCAAAACCGTCTTTGCCGAGATGTGGGCCAGCGGAAAAGATCCGGAAACGGTCGTCAAAGAGAAAGGCCTGGTGCAGGTCAGTGACACCGGCGCGCTCACGAAAATCATCGACGAGGTCATCGCGGCGAATCCCGCGCAGGTCGCGGATTATCGCGGCGGCAAGGTGAAACTTTTCGGTTACTTTGTCGGCGCCGTGATGAAGGCGTCCAAAGGGCAAGCCAATCCGGATGTCGTGAATCAAATCCTGACCGAGAAGCTGAAAGGTTAG
- a CDS encoding Ppx/GppA family phosphatase has protein sequence MRIAALDLGSNTFLCLIAEGELVDGSPRLSRILSDEVRMVRLGQDVDRNRRFHPDALARAETALAEFQETIQKFQPDRILAMATSAARDVENADALFDLGRKYGIPIEVIPGSQEAQITYAGATSGGASDTPTLVIDIGGGSTEFIRGVGTEMGWGHSLDLGCVRLKERLGYRETLTVDLEREARARIQEELRSLPAKVGLSDEATDMSVQNILAVAGTPTELARMELGAFDPAKIDGFTFTRERIEEWVRRLAPLTPTQIHEQFQVSPGRADVLVLGLLILSEAMTFFARPSLQVSTRGVRFGVAFVALTRG, from the coding sequence ATGCGCATCGCCGCTTTGGATTTAGGATCGAATACTTTTTTGTGTTTGATTGCGGAAGGTGAACTTGTGGACGGAAGTCCGCGACTCAGCCGAATCCTGAGTGATGAAGTGCGTATGGTGCGACTGGGGCAAGATGTCGATCGTAACCGGCGCTTCCATCCCGACGCCCTCGCGCGGGCGGAAACCGCGCTCGCGGAGTTTCAAGAAACGATTCAGAAATTTCAACCGGACCGAATTTTGGCGATGGCGACTTCAGCCGCGCGCGATGTCGAAAACGCCGACGCGCTTTTCGATCTGGGGCGAAAGTACGGCATTCCGATCGAAGTCATCCCCGGCTCCCAAGAAGCGCAGATCACCTACGCGGGCGCGACGAGCGGCGGCGCCAGCGACACCCCGACCCTCGTCATCGACATCGGCGGGGGTTCCACGGAGTTCATTCGTGGTGTCGGCACCGAGATGGGCTGGGGACACAGCCTGGACCTGGGTTGCGTTCGTTTGAAAGAACGTTTGGGTTATCGCGAAACGCTGACGGTCGATCTTGAGCGCGAAGCGCGCGCCAGAATCCAGGAAGAGCTACGCTCACTTCCGGCGAAAGTCGGATTGAGCGACGAAGCGACGGACATGAGCGTCCAAAATATCCTCGCGGTCGCCGGGACCCCGACGGAACTCGCGCGCATGGAACTTGGGGCTTTCGATCCGGCGAAAATCGACGGCTTCACTTTCACGCGTGAAAGAATAGAAGAGTGGGTTCGTCGACTGGCTCCTCTGACCCCCACGCAAATTCACGAGCAGTTCCAAGTTTCCCCGGGCCGGGCCGATGTCTTGGTGTTGGGGCTTCTCATTTTAAGTGAAGCGATGACCTTTTTCGCGCGACCGAGCTTGCAAGTCTCGACTCGCGGAGTACGCTTTGGCGTGGCATTCGTCGCGCTGACACGGGGGTAA
- a CDS encoding DUF192 domain-containing protein encodes MRFWIGLISIVLTSTFAHAEIKFPKEKIKLGGKTITVEVARSNEQLAHGLMYRTQMGENDGMIFIFPDVDTRSFWMKNTFIPLSIGFFDEDKILVDIQDMEAVKSEMVTTPPSYVSAKPAKYALEMNRGWFLKNSIKVGAKFEGLSDTKTPRKRP; translated from the coding sequence ATGCGTTTTTGGATTGGCCTGATTTCGATTGTCCTGACCTCGACCTTCGCCCACGCGGAAATCAAATTCCCGAAAGAAAAAATCAAACTGGGTGGCAAGACCATCACGGTCGAGGTCGCACGTTCCAACGAGCAGCTCGCGCATGGCCTGATGTACCGCACGCAGATGGGTGAAAATGACGGCATGATTTTCATTTTTCCCGACGTCGATACGCGGTCGTTTTGGATGAAGAACACCTTCATTCCTTTGAGTATCGGTTTCTTCGACGAAGACAAAATCCTGGTGGATATTCAGGACATGGAGGCCGTGAAATCTGAAATGGTCACGACTCCACCGTCTTATGTGAGCGCGAAGCCTGCGAAGTATGCGCTCGAGATGAATCGGGGTTGGTTCCTCAAAAATTCCATCAAAGTTGGCGCGAAGTTCGAGGGTCTGAGCGACACCAAAACTCCCCGGAAACGCCCGTAA